In a genomic window of Candidatus Binatia bacterium:
- a CDS encoding biotin-dependent carboxyltransferase family protein produces the protein MARQLLVTSPGPRTTVEDLGRRMVARHGVPAGGAFDALSLIAANRLVGNRDDDAGLEATLGGPTLENTGDEPVDVALVGADCGATIVGSAGTRPAPTGRAHRLAPGESLRMGFARDGARVWIALAGGVAVPPVLGSRSTCLAAGFGGLDGRPLRRGDLLPLGAPRGDALGATWSEPAPTPPVTLRVLPGPQLALFPKGALETLCSTPWTVRNESDRTGIRLAPADGANVEALRGAAGIAPEGTTLGAIQVPPDGGPIVLGPDRPVTGGYAKPAVVIAADVRLLARLRPGDAVRFVRTTFDEALAALRARRALLEGLRA, from the coding sequence ATGGCGCGGCAGCTCCTCGTCACCAGCCCGGGACCGCGCACCACCGTCGAGGACCTCGGGCGACGCATGGTCGCCCGGCACGGCGTTCCGGCCGGCGGCGCGTTCGACGCGCTGTCGCTCATCGCGGCGAATCGACTCGTCGGCAACCGCGACGACGACGCCGGCCTCGAAGCGACGCTCGGCGGTCCGACGCTGGAGAACACGGGCGACGAGCCCGTCGACGTGGCACTCGTCGGAGCGGACTGCGGCGCGACCATCGTCGGCTCCGCCGGCACGCGACCCGCGCCGACGGGACGCGCGCACCGCCTCGCGCCAGGCGAGTCGCTGCGCATGGGCTTCGCGCGCGACGGCGCGCGTGTGTGGATCGCGCTCGCCGGTGGCGTCGCCGTACCGCCCGTCCTGGGCTCGCGCTCGACGTGCCTCGCCGCCGGCTTCGGCGGCCTCGACGGCCGTCCGCTGCGCCGTGGCGACCTGCTGCCGCTCGGCGCGCCGCGCGGCGACGCGCTCGGCGCGACCTGGTCCGAGCCGGCGCCGACGCCGCCGGTCACGCTGCGCGTCCTGCCGGGTCCGCAGCTCGCGCTCTTTCCGAAGGGCGCGCTCGAGACTTTGTGCTCGACGCCGTGGACCGTGCGCAACGAGTCCGACCGCACCGGCATCCGCCTCGCCCCCGCGGACGGGGCGAACGTCGAGGCGCTGCGCGGCGCCGCGGGCATCGCGCCCGAGGGCACGACGCTCGGCGCCATCCAGGTGCCGCCCGACGGCGGCCCGATCGTCCTCGGCCCCGACCGCCCGGTGACCGGCGGCTACGCCAAGCCCGCGGTGGTGATCGCCGCCGACGTCCGGCTGCTCGCGCGGCTGCGTCCGGGCGACGCGGTCCGCTTCGTGCGCACGACGTTCGACGAGGCGCTCGCCGCGCTGCGCGCGCGCCGGGCGCTGCTCGAGGGGCTCCGCGCATGA
- a CDS encoding calcium-binding protein gives MLRPVIFCSTLALLLSVADAQATPKKQWPCPDPPPLCNGVPATICGTNASETILGTAGPDVIVAGGGNDIVRGRGGDDIICGGPGKDQLYGQNGNDVLIGDGGQDELYGGTGNDVLIGGAGRDSLYGGAGNDILRGKAGKDFCDGGNGKADVAKTCETVHRVP, from the coding sequence ATGCTTCGCCCTGTGATTTTTTGCTCGACCCTCGCCCTGCTCCTCTCCGTGGCGGACGCTCAGGCAACGCCCAAGAAGCAATGGCCCTGTCCGGACCCGCCGCCGCTGTGCAACGGCGTGCCGGCGACGATCTGCGGCACCAACGCGAGCGAGACCATCCTCGGCACCGCAGGCCCCGACGTGATCGTCGCGGGCGGCGGCAACGACATCGTCCGCGGCCGCGGCGGCGACGACATCATCTGCGGCGGCCCGGGCAAGGATCAGCTGTACGGCCAGAACGGCAACGACGTCCTGATCGGCGACGGCGGCCAGGACGAGCTGTACGGCGGCACCGGCAACGACGTGCTGATCGGCGGCGCCGGTCGCGATTCGCTCTACGGCGGTGCCGGCAACGACATCCTCCGGGGCAAGGCCGGCAAGGATTTCTGCGACGGCGGCAACGGCAAGGCGGACGTCGCCAAGACCTGCGAGACGGTCCACCGCGTCCCGTAA
- a CDS encoding aldehyde dehydrogenase family protein, which yields MEAALQLEPAVQEFVRAPFRKMLIDGKWVESASGKTFDTVNPATGEVLARVAEGDKEDVDRAVRAARRAFEAGWGQSKPAERSRLLWRVAELIEKNARELAQLETLDNGKSINESLNVDIPAAAGTFRYYAGWVDKVYGQTIPSDPSFFNFTLREPVGVCGQIIPWNFPLLMAAWKLGPALACGNTVVLKPAEQTPLTALRLGELLQEAGMPDGVVNIVPGFGPTAGGALVKHPGVDKIAFTGSTEVGKEIHRETANTLKRVSLELGGKSPNIVFADADVEAAVKGALMGVFFNQGQVCCAGTRLFVEQKMHDEFAQELAKYAGSMQQGPGLDPKTQIGPLVSEEQLQRVTGYLEIGKKEGAKPLVGGERATGSGLEKGYFVKPTVFTGVKNDMRIAQEEIFGPVVSVIPFEDENDAVLQGNNTFYGLAAGVWTRDVSKAHRVARALRAGTVWVNCYNVFEPSAPFGGYKQSGYGRELGSYSIDLYTQVKTVWMRI from the coding sequence ATGGAAGCAGCGCTGCAGCTCGAACCGGCGGTGCAGGAATTCGTTCGCGCACCGTTCCGCAAGATGCTGATCGACGGCAAGTGGGTCGAATCGGCTTCCGGCAAGACGTTCGACACCGTGAACCCCGCGACCGGCGAGGTACTCGCGCGCGTCGCCGAGGGGGACAAGGAGGACGTCGATCGCGCCGTGCGCGCCGCGCGTCGCGCCTTCGAGGCCGGCTGGGGGCAGAGCAAGCCGGCCGAGCGCAGCCGCCTCCTCTGGCGGGTCGCGGAGTTGATCGAGAAGAACGCGCGCGAGCTCGCGCAGCTCGAGACGCTCGACAACGGCAAGTCGATCAACGAGAGCCTGAACGTCGACATCCCCGCCGCGGCCGGCACGTTCCGCTACTACGCAGGCTGGGTCGACAAGGTCTACGGCCAGACGATCCCGTCCGATCCCTCGTTCTTCAACTTCACGCTGCGCGAGCCGGTCGGCGTCTGCGGGCAGATCATCCCGTGGAACTTCCCGCTGCTGATGGCGGCCTGGAAGCTCGGTCCTGCCCTCGCCTGCGGCAACACGGTCGTGCTGAAGCCCGCCGAGCAGACGCCGCTCACCGCGCTGCGCCTCGGCGAGCTCCTGCAAGAAGCCGGCATGCCGGACGGCGTGGTCAACATCGTGCCGGGCTTCGGCCCGACCGCGGGCGGCGCGCTCGTCAAGCATCCGGGCGTCGACAAGATCGCCTTCACCGGCTCGACCGAGGTCGGCAAGGAGATCCACCGCGAGACCGCGAACACGCTGAAGCGCGTCTCGCTCGAGCTCGGCGGCAAGTCGCCGAACATCGTGTTCGCCGACGCCGACGTCGAGGCCGCGGTGAAGGGCGCGCTGATGGGCGTGTTCTTCAACCAGGGCCAGGTGTGCTGCGCGGGCACGCGGCTCTTCGTCGAGCAGAAGATGCACGACGAGTTCGCGCAGGAGCTCGCCAAGTACGCGGGCAGCATGCAGCAGGGCCCGGGGCTCGATCCGAAGACGCAGATCGGACCGCTGGTCAGCGAGGAGCAGCTCCAGCGCGTCACCGGCTACCTCGAGATCGGCAAGAAGGAAGGTGCGAAGCCGCTCGTCGGCGGCGAGCGCGCGACCGGAAGCGGCCTCGAGAAGGGCTACTTCGTCAAGCCGACGGTCTTCACCGGCGTCAAGAACGACATGCGCATCGCGCAGGAAGAGATCTTCGGCCCGGTCGTCTCGGTGATCCCCTTCGAGGACGAGAACGACGCCGTCCTGCAGGGCAACAACACCTTCTACGGGCTCGCCGCCGGCGTCTGGACGCGCGACGTGTCCAAGGCGCACCGCGTGGCGCGCGCGCTGCGCGCCGGCACGGTGTGGGTCAACTGCTACAACGTGTTCGAGCCGTCCGCGCCGTTCGGCGGCTACAAGCAGAGCGGCTACGGACGCGAGCTCGGCAGCTACTCGATCGACCTCTACACGCAGGTCAAGACCGTCTGGATGCGAATTTGA
- a CDS encoding HEAT repeat domain-containing protein, whose amino-acid sequence MTRTARTTLLAAACLLAALTVGSALGAPRSESTPPRLQSLLRGARTVVVARVADVVEHDSGRVAVAELSVASTIKGEEGDGTLRVVELRSLPSVPPVFERGRHVVAFLNPAARTSYLRDVLPPGEYLQASGREAVLASEDEVAAREAGAIVERIAAASREPERDLEKRRAAERALAFDEIAARHPAVVEDGVAALATLPDLEPLADGERSRLAAAVARDDLPVRIRVRLLDQIATLGLEDMVGPIASLRSDDSTVTAAAWSALRRLGAAPDEKQIARELGSANPDQRAAAARELLARGGRDAIERAGRLATDDPDPEVRKQVIDALASTGSPDALPILERAFSAPGWDVRQAAGRAIFQIGGRAAAESFARLTFDAPAELQRYALTLLRASGVPEDDPLLRRIRTEHPVSEVREAATRGFDVHGH is encoded by the coding sequence ATGACGCGCACCGCACGGACGACGCTGCTCGCGGCCGCGTGCCTGCTCGCGGCGCTGACCGTGGGCAGCGCGCTCGGCGCGCCGCGCAGCGAGAGCACGCCGCCGCGGCTGCAGTCGCTGCTGCGCGGCGCCCGCACGGTGGTGGTCGCGCGGGTCGCCGACGTCGTCGAGCACGACAGCGGCCGCGTCGCGGTCGCCGAGCTCTCGGTCGCCAGCACGATCAAGGGCGAGGAGGGCGACGGGACGCTGCGCGTGGTCGAGCTGCGCAGCTTGCCGTCGGTGCCGCCGGTGTTCGAGCGCGGTCGGCACGTGGTCGCGTTCCTCAACCCGGCCGCGCGGACGTCGTACCTGCGCGACGTGCTGCCGCCGGGCGAGTACCTGCAGGCGTCGGGACGCGAGGCGGTGCTGGCGTCGGAGGACGAGGTGGCGGCGCGCGAGGCGGGCGCCATCGTCGAGCGGATCGCCGCCGCGAGCCGCGAGCCGGAGCGCGACCTCGAGAAGCGCCGTGCGGCCGAGCGCGCGCTCGCGTTCGACGAGATCGCCGCGCGCCATCCGGCCGTGGTCGAGGACGGCGTCGCGGCGCTCGCGACGCTGCCCGACCTCGAGCCGCTCGCCGATGGCGAGCGCAGCCGGCTCGCCGCCGCCGTGGCGCGCGACGACCTGCCGGTGCGGATCCGCGTGCGCCTGCTCGACCAGATCGCGACGCTCGGCCTCGAGGACATGGTCGGTCCGATCGCGTCGCTGCGCTCGGACGACTCGACGGTGACCGCGGCCGCGTGGAGCGCGCTGCGTCGCCTCGGCGCCGCGCCCGACGAGAAGCAGATCGCGCGCGAGCTCGGCAGCGCGAACCCGGACCAGCGCGCCGCGGCCGCGCGCGAGCTGCTCGCACGCGGCGGGCGCGACGCGATCGAGCGCGCCGGACGTCTCGCCACCGACGATCCCGATCCCGAGGTGCGCAAGCAGGTGATCGACGCGCTCGCGTCGACCGGCTCGCCGGACGCCCTGCCGATCCTCGAGCGCGCGTTCTCCGCGCCGGGCTGGGACGTTCGCCAGGCGGCCGGACGCGCGATCTTCCAGATCGGTGGGCGGGCCGCCGCGGAGTCGTTCGCACGCCTGACGTTCGACGCGCCCGCCGAGCTGCAGCGCTACGCGCTCACGCTGCTGCGCGCCTCGGGCGTGCCCGAAGACGATCCGCTGCTCAGGCGCATCCGCACCGAGCACCCGGTGAGCGAGGTGCGCGAGGCCGCGACGCGCGGCTTCGACGTGCACGGGCACTGA
- a CDS encoding rhodanese-like domain-containing protein, producing the protein MKKHSPGFEKLCDDARSRIQEIDVHTAAREAKTPGVLLVDVREESEWAAGHAQGAIHLSKGIIERDIEARVPDKGTRLLLYCGGGYRSALAADNLQRMGYTNVASVAGGWRAWNEAGLPTEKPGAGESSGR; encoded by the coding sequence TTGAAGAAGCACTCTCCCGGTTTCGAAAAGCTCTGCGACGACGCGCGCTCGCGGATCCAGGAGATCGACGTGCACACCGCCGCGCGCGAGGCGAAGACGCCCGGCGTGCTGCTCGTCGACGTGCGCGAGGAGAGCGAGTGGGCCGCGGGCCACGCGCAAGGCGCGATCCATCTCTCCAAGGGCATCATCGAGCGCGACATCGAGGCGCGCGTCCCCGACAAGGGAACGCGCCTGCTCCTCTACTGCGGCGGCGGCTACCGCTCGGCGCTCGCCGCCGACAACCTGCAGCGCATGGGCTACACCAACGTCGCCTCGGTGGCCGGCGGCTGGCGCGCCTGGAACGAAGCCGGTCTGCCGACCGAGAAGCCCGGCGCGGGGGAGTCGTCGGGCCGCTGA
- a CDS encoding DUF3108 domain-containing protein, which yields MDLASAAATSPAAASIEAARPTGMELVYDVYYSVLRLIRIASRARVERDVYNLESRMETVGPIGFLFPWTYRSEVHGRIHGAQLKPDFFNSHSEFRETVQQVSLRYDEDGQPVGSVTPFDLAVLGDDYVRDEVPPEMRVGTIDPLTEIAALTQQLARGEGCAGVRRVYDGLRRYDIVYEDLGETELEPSSYDRYAGRARQCRSRLEPIAGFWKPKDDEERDDVTAVTAWLMPPLPGALPAPVRLLVEGRRGTLSIHLTEATQATPSTP from the coding sequence GTGGATCTTGCCAGCGCGGCGGCGACCTCGCCAGCCGCGGCGAGCATCGAGGCCGCGCGCCCGACCGGCATGGAGCTGGTCTACGACGTCTACTACTCGGTGCTGCGGCTGATCCGCATCGCGTCGCGCGCCCGCGTCGAGCGCGACGTCTACAACCTCGAGTCGCGCATGGAGACGGTCGGCCCGATCGGCTTCCTGTTCCCCTGGACCTACCGCTCCGAGGTGCACGGACGCATCCACGGCGCGCAGCTCAAGCCCGACTTCTTCAACAGCCACAGCGAGTTCCGCGAGACCGTGCAGCAGGTGAGCCTGCGCTACGACGAGGACGGCCAGCCGGTCGGCAGCGTGACGCCGTTCGACCTCGCCGTGCTCGGCGACGACTACGTGCGCGACGAGGTGCCGCCCGAGATGCGCGTCGGCACGATCGATCCGCTGACCGAGATCGCCGCGCTCACGCAGCAGCTCGCGCGCGGCGAGGGCTGCGCCGGCGTGCGTCGCGTCTACGACGGCCTGCGGCGCTACGACATCGTCTACGAGGACCTCGGCGAGACCGAGCTCGAGCCGTCGAGCTACGATCGCTACGCCGGGCGCGCGCGCCAGTGTCGCTCGCGCCTCGAGCCGATCGCCGGCTTCTGGAAGCCGAAGGACGACGAGGAGCGCGACGACGTGACCGCCGTGACGGCGTGGCTGATGCCGCCGCTGCCGGGCGCGCTGCCGGCGCCGGTGCGCCTGCTGGTCGAGGGACGCCGCGGCACCTTATCGATCCACCTCACCGAGGCGACCCAGGCGACGCCGTCGACGCCGTAG
- a CDS encoding 5-oxoprolinase subunit PxpA gives MSELPGRRRARIDLNADVGEGYADAEVMPFVTSANVACGAHAGDAATMRATVLLARAHGVAVGAHPGFPDRAGFGRTITTRSPEEIERLVVEQVERLAAIAARQGVTLAHVKPHGALYNLAAVDDEVADAVARATARVLPGTRLFGLAGSRGLERARAAGLVAVAEAFADRAYLEDGTLAPRTLPGAVIEDPRRTAERAVRLACEGRIETLDGDELALEADTLCLHGDTPGAGATARAVHAALRDAGVQLVAPE, from the coding sequence ATGAGCGAGCTGCCAGGACGTCGCCGCGCGCGCATCGACCTCAACGCGGACGTCGGCGAGGGCTACGCGGACGCCGAGGTGATGCCGTTCGTCACCTCGGCGAACGTCGCCTGCGGCGCGCACGCCGGCGACGCCGCCACCATGCGCGCGACCGTGCTGCTCGCGCGCGCGCACGGCGTCGCGGTCGGCGCGCATCCCGGCTTCCCGGATCGCGCGGGCTTCGGCCGCACGATCACGACGCGCTCGCCCGAAGAGATCGAGCGGCTCGTCGTCGAGCAGGTCGAGCGCCTCGCCGCGATCGCGGCGCGTCAAGGCGTCACGCTCGCGCACGTCAAGCCGCACGGGGCGCTCTACAACCTCGCCGCCGTCGACGACGAGGTCGCCGACGCGGTCGCGCGCGCGACCGCGCGCGTTCTGCCCGGCACCCGTCTCTTCGGCCTCGCGGGCTCGCGCGGGCTCGAGCGAGCCCGCGCCGCAGGGCTCGTCGCGGTCGCCGAGGCCTTCGCCGACCGCGCCTACCTCGAGGACGGTACGCTCGCCCCGCGCACGCTCCCCGGCGCGGTGATCGAGGACCCGCGGCGCACGGCCGAGCGCGCGGTGCGCCTCGCGTGCGAGGGCCGCATCGAGACGCTCGACGGCGACGAGCTCGCGCTCGAGGCCGACACCCTCTGCCTGCACGGCGACACGCCCGGCGCCGGCGCGACCGCGCGCGCCGTGCACGCCGCCCTGCGCGACGCCGGCGTGCAGCTCGTCGCGCCCGAGTGA
- the pxpB gene encoding 5-oxoprolinase subunit PxpB, with product MIRVAEAAWLLELGSSAAVVRAHRALLATPRAGLRELVPGAGTLLVVLDDDTGDDDDVRALLERSEAEARAERAAQAEFASRVHEVAVRYDGEDLADVARHAGLSVDEVIARHTAAEYRVAFVGFQPGFAYLAGLPRELHVPRRATPRPRVPQGSVAIGGEWTGIYPSPTPGGWHILGSTDVGLFDPTAEPPALLQPGDRVRFVAR from the coding sequence ATGATTCGCGTCGCCGAGGCGGCGTGGCTGCTCGAGCTCGGCTCGAGCGCAGCCGTGGTCCGCGCGCACCGCGCCCTGCTCGCGACGCCACGGGCAGGACTGCGCGAGCTCGTGCCCGGCGCCGGCACGCTGCTCGTCGTGCTCGACGACGACACCGGCGATGATGACGACGTGCGCGCGCTCCTCGAGCGCAGCGAGGCCGAGGCGCGCGCCGAGCGCGCCGCGCAGGCTGAGTTCGCGTCACGCGTGCACGAGGTCGCGGTGCGCTACGACGGCGAGGATCTCGCCGACGTCGCGCGCCACGCGGGGCTCTCGGTCGACGAGGTGATCGCGCGCCACACCGCGGCCGAGTACCGCGTCGCCTTCGTCGGCTTCCAGCCGGGCTTCGCCTACCTCGCCGGTCTGCCGCGCGAGCTGCACGTGCCGCGACGCGCGACGCCGCGCCCGCGCGTGCCGCAGGGCAGCGTCGCGATCGGCGGCGAGTGGACCGGCATCTACCCGTCCCCGACGCCGGGCGGCTGGCACATCCTCGGCTCGACCGACGTCGGCCTGTTCGATCCCACCGCCGAGCCGCCCGCCCTGCTGCAGCCCGGCGACCGGGTCCGCTTCGTGGCGCGTTGA
- a CDS encoding CehA/McbA family metallohydrolase — MPILSSRRASFTPVLLVALSLLLAAPADAVLDKPQQACQSEVAKQGRTFFRSVSRALRKCKDRIARGALPPGADCTIESRTANAISRARSRVAPAIARRCTDPVVTGLVFGDACYGSTSVGELASCQVEVHEEQALRLIDTLFDAMGAVNGAQRECQKTAAVQAERFAFRKHDLLRQCKDKVAKGKLPADTDCDAQTNAQLAKVRAAAAAKIAAKCSDATVASMAFATPCTGVTTSNQLVGCLLGSHDDGVDRLLVAEYGRGPGGAAIVKQITDDSECVKGPLSRCRVGDYLLANDKIRVVVQSPQRNLLNVGQFGGQIIDADLVRTPGDPDRDNFEEWATAINIENTAHYTDLTIINDGSNGQPAILRATGVDDLLDFVNPSSVVADFGFPFPVSANDTDLPVEIVTDYVLEPGRNWVRVDTTVQNVSGSGFNIFFGEYIGGSGQIETFQPGYGFGEPLVAASCPVNATNPCNVIAYGGFGEGTGVSYGYVHDVPGSSSFSTAGVTVPLLGIETVFALIGVAGQNFPLAALGNPGDSITFTRYFVVGDGSVSSIFDARNEFQYIATGTIEGTVLAGGSPMAGVRVSVLGNPAEGPGLALGAPLTRNVVTQAVTDELGRYSLTVPPGNYNVVAALDGWPYQGGGSSPAQNPVTVVPYQTSTVDLALPATGTLHVNVIDENGDPIAAKVSVVGFDPSPNFVNTQSILGLINNRTGVFRDVGEDGLPFGLTQVAFVGPDGDSGPLALEPGTYQIVASHGPEYSISSAIVNVVASSTTSETLQIARVIDSSGFISADFHVHSIDSPDGKVTKIERVVSMLAEGVDFFTPSDHESRQDFEPTIAALGVSDLISVAPAGEITTFDYGHFNAWPMTIDPSLVNGGSVDHGGAAPPGQDFPQYGNYSLTPAEIIAAAHADPGPDTVHINHIHSFFGLEGNSGLAIDTGMEPPQSMVPGSVRRLDPSVTNYFTDTFDALEIWIESGRAQVFESFYGRNLGDWINLLNQGIIGTGVANSDTHKRISGQSGSPRTYVASPTDDPGQLRHIAETLSGNVNDGRAFGSNAPFVRFTAYAASTGELGGLELGLPTMIRTTDGAVDVTLEIQSPVWAEFDRIEIYVNSATTRSVEQRQSGVGLVDVASYTVTPDYVLEAGVDFTVSTVNVVPAIPTAQRLEATATLSLTGLTQDAWILAVVRGTDGVSRPLFPVIPNDLRSSGNATLADLMDGNLGENGLLAMAFTNPLFVDVDGGGWTPPGVQLTP; from the coding sequence TCCCGTCGAGCCTCGTTCACCCCCGTCCTCCTGGTTGCGCTCTCCCTGTTGCTCGCCGCGCCGGCCGACGCCGTGCTCGACAAGCCACAGCAGGCTTGCCAGAGCGAGGTCGCGAAGCAGGGGCGCACCTTCTTCCGTTCCGTCTCGCGCGCGCTGCGCAAGTGCAAGGACCGGATCGCGCGCGGCGCGCTGCCGCCGGGCGCGGACTGCACGATCGAGTCGCGGACGGCGAATGCGATCTCGCGCGCACGAAGCCGCGTCGCGCCCGCGATCGCGCGCCGCTGCACCGACCCGGTGGTGACGGGGCTCGTGTTCGGTGACGCCTGCTACGGCAGCACGAGCGTCGGGGAGCTCGCCTCCTGTCAGGTCGAGGTGCACGAGGAGCAGGCGCTGCGTCTCATCGACACGCTGTTCGACGCGATGGGCGCGGTGAACGGCGCGCAGCGCGAGTGTCAGAAGACGGCGGCCGTGCAGGCCGAGCGCTTCGCGTTCCGCAAGCACGACCTGCTGCGGCAGTGCAAGGACAAGGTCGCGAAGGGCAAGCTGCCCGCCGACACCGACTGCGACGCGCAGACGAACGCGCAGCTCGCCAAGGTGCGCGCCGCCGCGGCGGCGAAGATCGCCGCCAAGTGCTCCGACGCGACCGTCGCGTCGATGGCCTTCGCGACGCCGTGCACCGGCGTGACGACCAGCAACCAGCTCGTCGGCTGCCTGCTCGGGAGCCACGACGACGGCGTCGACCGTCTGCTGGTCGCGGAGTACGGCCGCGGTCCCGGCGGCGCCGCGATCGTCAAGCAAATCACGGACGACTCCGAGTGCGTCAAGGGTCCGCTCAGCCGCTGCCGCGTCGGCGACTACCTGCTCGCGAACGACAAGATCCGCGTCGTCGTGCAGAGCCCGCAGCGCAACCTCCTCAACGTCGGCCAGTTCGGCGGCCAGATCATCGACGCCGACCTGGTGCGCACGCCGGGCGATCCGGACCGCGACAACTTCGAGGAGTGGGCGACGGCGATCAACATCGAGAACACCGCGCACTACACGGACCTCACGATCATCAACGACGGCAGCAACGGTCAGCCGGCGATCCTGCGCGCGACCGGCGTCGACGACCTGCTCGACTTCGTCAACCCGAGCTCGGTCGTGGCGGACTTCGGCTTCCCGTTCCCGGTGAGCGCCAACGACACGGACCTGCCGGTCGAGATCGTCACCGACTACGTGCTCGAGCCGGGGCGCAACTGGGTGCGCGTCGACACGACGGTGCAGAACGTCAGCGGCTCGGGGTTCAACATCTTCTTCGGCGAGTACATCGGCGGCTCGGGCCAGATCGAGACGTTCCAGCCGGGCTACGGCTTCGGTGAGCCGCTCGTCGCCGCGAGCTGCCCGGTGAACGCCACGAACCCGTGCAACGTCATCGCCTACGGCGGCTTCGGCGAAGGGACGGGCGTGTCCTACGGCTATGTGCACGACGTGCCGGGCTCGTCGTCGTTCTCGACCGCGGGCGTCACGGTGCCGCTGCTCGGCATCGAGACGGTGTTCGCGCTGATCGGCGTCGCGGGGCAGAACTTCCCGCTCGCGGCGCTCGGCAACCCGGGCGACAGCATCACCTTCACGCGCTACTTCGTCGTCGGCGACGGCTCCGTGTCGTCGATCTTCGACGCGCGCAACGAGTTCCAGTACATCGCCACCGGCACGATCGAGGGCACGGTGCTCGCGGGCGGCTCGCCCATGGCGGGCGTCCGCGTGTCGGTGCTCGGCAACCCGGCGGAAGGTCCGGGGCTCGCGCTCGGCGCGCCGCTCACGCGCAACGTGGTCACGCAGGCCGTGACCGACGAGCTCGGGCGCTACTCGCTGACGGTGCCGCCGGGCAACTACAACGTCGTCGCCGCGCTCGACGGCTGGCCCTACCAGGGCGGCGGCAGCTCGCCGGCGCAGAATCCGGTGACCGTCGTGCCGTACCAGACCTCGACGGTCGACCTCGCGCTGCCGGCGACCGGCACGCTGCACGTCAACGTGATCGACGAGAACGGCGATCCGATCGCGGCGAAGGTCTCGGTGGTGGGCTTCGACCCGAGCCCGAACTTCGTCAACACCCAGAGCATCCTCGGGCTGATCAACAACCGCACCGGCGTGTTCCGCGACGTCGGCGAGGACGGCCTGCCGTTCGGCCTCACGCAGGTCGCGTTCGTCGGCCCGGACGGCGACTCGGGCCCGCTCGCGCTCGAGCCGGGCACCTACCAGATCGTCGCCTCGCACGGTCCGGAGTACTCGATCTCGAGCGCGATCGTGAACGTGGTCGCGTCCTCGACCACCTCCGAGACGCTGCAGATCGCGCGCGTCATCGACTCGTCGGGCTTCATCTCGGCCGACTTCCACGTGCACTCGATCGACAGCCCGGACGGCAAGGTGACCAAGATCGAGCGCGTGGTGTCGATGCTCGCCGAGGGCGTGGACTTCTTCACGCCGTCCGACCACGAGTCGCGCCAGGACTTCGAGCCGACGATCGCGGCGCTCGGCGTCTCGGACCTGATCTCGGTCGCGCCGGCGGGCGAGATCACGACCTTCGACTACGGCCACTTCAACGCCTGGCCGATGACCATCGACCCGTCGCTCGTGAACGGCGGCTCGGTCGACCACGGCGGGGCGGCGCCTCCGGGCCAGGACTTCCCGCAGTACGGGAATTATAGCTTGACGCCGGCGGAGATCATCGCCGCGGCGCACGCGGACCCGGGTCCGGACACCGTCCACATCAACCACATCCACAGCTTCTTCGGTCTCGAGGGGAACTCCGGCCTCGCCATCGACACCGGCATGGAGCCGCCGCAGTCGATGGTGCCGGGCTCGGTGCGCCGCCTCGATCCGTCGGTGACCAACTACTTCACCGACACTTTCGACGCGCTCGAGATCTGGATCGAGTCCGGCCGTGCGCAGGTCTTCGAGAGCTTCTATGGCCGCAACCTCGGCGACTGGATCAACCTGCTGAACCAGGGGATCATCGGCACCGGCGTCGCGAACTCCGACACGCACAAGCGCATCAGCGGGCAGTCCGGCTCGCCGCGGACGTACGTCGCGTCGCCGACCGACGATCCGGGCCAGCTCCGGCACATCGCCGAGACGCTGTCGGGCAACGTCAACGACGGCCGCGCCTTCGGCAGCAACGCGCCGTTCGTCCGCTTCACCGCGTATGCCGCGTCGACCGGCGAGCTGGGCGGGCTCGAGCTCGGCCTGCCGACGATGATCCGCACCACCGACGGCGCGGTCGACGTGACGCTCGAGATCCAGAGCCCGGTGTGGGCCGAGTTCGACCGCATCGAGATCTACGTCAACTCCGCGACCACGCGCTCGGTGGAGCAGCGTCAGTCGGGGGTGGGGCTGGTCGACGTCGCGTCGTACACCGTCACGCCCGACTACGTGCTCGAGGCGGGCGTCGACTTCACGGTGTCGACGGTCAACGTCGTGCCCGCGATCCCGACCGCGCAGCGCCTCGAGGCCACCGCCACGCTGAGCCTCACCGGGCTCACGCAGGACGCGTGGATCCTCGCCGTCGTGCGCGGCACGGACGGCGTGTCGCGGCCGCTCTTCCCGGTGATCCCGAACGACCTGCGGTCGTCGGGCAACGCGACGCTCGCCGACCTGATGGACGGCAACCTGGGCGAGAACGGCCTGCTCGCGATGGCGTTCACCAACCCGCTGTTCGTCGACGTCGACGGCGGTGGCTGGACGCCGCCGGGGGTGCAGCTCACGCCATGA